One part of the Clostridium thermosuccinogenes genome encodes these proteins:
- the coaD gene encoding pantetheine-phosphate adenylyltransferase, translating to MKICVYPGSFDPVTNGHLDIIHRASKICDKLIVAVLVNHSKTPVFSLEERVDLLKCALKDRPDIEVDSFSGLLVNYMKKRNATAIIKGLRAISDYEYELQMALTNKTQNPEIETLFMMASVNYSFLSSSIVRELAKNGGDIDGLVPDCIKDAVLRKFRT from the coding sequence TTGAAGATATGTGTATATCCGGGGAGCTTTGACCCGGTGACAAACGGACATTTGGATATCATACACAGAGCGTCGAAAATATGTGATAAATTGATTGTGGCAGTTCTTGTAAATCATAGCAAAACGCCTGTATTTTCGCTGGAAGAACGTGTTGATCTTTTAAAATGCGCTCTGAAAGACAGGCCTGATATAGAAGTGGATAGTTTTTCCGGCCTTTTGGTCAACTATATGAAAAAGAGGAATGCTACTGCCATTATAAAAGGCTTAAGGGCTATATCCGATTATGAGTACGAGCTTCAGATGGCGCTTACTAATAAGACACAGAACCCGGAAATTGAAACCCTTTTTATGATGGCAAGTGTTAATTATTCCTTTTTAAGTTCAAGCATTGTTCGTGAGCTGGCAAAAAACGGCGGGGACATCGACGGACTGGTACCGGATTGCATAAAGGATGCGGTGCTCAGAAAATTTAGAACTTAG
- a CDS encoding ATPase, with product MEILAILETLEDLIEKSVNVPVLGKCLVDKEEVLEIIKEIRLKLPDDIKQAKWVKEERQRILLEAQKEANNIVKEAENKIAALVDEHEITKRAYEQANEIIANAQKNARDIRLGTREYADSILNKVEEILRDTIDVIKSDREELK from the coding sequence ATGGAGATACTGGCTATTTTAGAGACACTTGAGGATTTGATAGAAAAAAGCGTAAATGTTCCGGTATTAGGAAAATGCCTGGTTGACAAGGAAGAAGTTCTTGAAATCATCAAGGAGATAAGGCTTAAGCTGCCTGATGACATCAAACAGGCGAAATGGGTCAAGGAAGAGCGTCAAAGGATACTGCTGGAGGCACAAAAGGAAGCCAACAATATAGTCAAGGAAGCGGAAAACAAGATAGCAGCTTTGGTTGATGAGCACGAAATAACAAAAAGGGCTTATGAACAGGCCAATGAAATTATTGCCAATGCCCAGAAGAATGCCAGAGATATACGTTTGGGAACCAGAGAATATGCCGACAGCATCCTGAATAAGGTGGAAGAAATTTTAAGAGATACTATAGATGTTATAAAGAGCGACAGAGAAGAGCTGAAATAG
- the rsmD gene encoding 16S rRNA (guanine(966)-N(2))-methyltransferase RsmD — MKIGGMAILRVISGSARGHKLKTPEGDSTRPTSDRVKESLFNILTPYIAGAHVLDLFAGTGNLGIEALSRGAEHVVFVDRSHVCFRIINENLEHTKLKDKATVIAGDVAGSIKKLHDQSKKFDIIFMDPPYNKNLVDDTINILTKNDIMKADGIIVAEMDIDDKVSERYGPFKLTRSRKYGDTVLAFYVKTDDI; from the coding sequence TTGAAAATTGGAGGAATGGCTATTTTAAGGGTTATTTCAGGCAGTGCCAGAGGCCATAAGCTGAAAACTCCCGAAGGAGACTCAACCAGGCCTACTTCAGACCGAGTAAAGGAATCTTTGTTTAATATTTTGACACCTTATATTGCCGGCGCCCATGTTCTGGACCTGTTTGCCGGAACAGGGAATTTGGGCATAGAAGCTTTAAGCAGGGGAGCGGAACATGTTGTTTTCGTAGACAGAAGCCATGTATGCTTCAGGATTATAAATGAAAACCTTGAGCATACAAAGCTGAAGGATAAAGCTACTGTGATTGCCGGTGATGTGGCAGGCTCCATAAAAAAATTGCATGACCAATCCAAAAAGTTCGATATTATATTTATGGATCCTCCATACAACAAAAATCTGGTGGATGATACTATAAACATTTTGACTAAAAATGATATAATGAAAGCTGATGGCATAATAGTTGCAGAAATGGATATAGACGATAAGGTTTCGGAAAGGTACGGACCTTTTAAGCTCACGAGGAGCAGGAAATACGGAGATACCGTACTGGCATTTTACGTGAAAACCGACGATATTTGA